A genome region from Deinococcus sp. KNUC1210 includes the following:
- a CDS encoding dipeptidase: protein MSAVFDAHLDLAFNAALGRDLTQPLPLLRSHDPVAHQTACVTFGELKRAGVGACFGTLFAAPASADFPAGYENWQGARRQALAQLDQYRHWEDSEHIRLLSSGAELKEHLDGWDDQRPLGVVLLMEGADPLRDADDLPFWHEAGVRLIGPAWGRTRYAGGTDAPGPLTDRGRDLLIAMRDLNITLDASHLDDESFWEALELQPQVIASHSNSRAFVPGNRHLSDDMARAITERGGVIGLVALSSFIRAGWKESDTRASFAQWAEHAEHYAGLGGWDRIGLGTDLDGGFGLEKALDGMKRYSDVLHLLDEVPENEREGVRGQNWRRWAEEHL from the coding sequence ATGAGCGCGGTCTTCGACGCCCATCTCGATCTGGCGTTCAACGCCGCCCTGGGCCGCGACCTGACGCAGCCGCTGCCGCTCCTGAGAAGCCACGATCCGGTGGCCCATCAGACGGCCTGCGTCACCTTCGGAGAGCTGAAACGCGCAGGCGTGGGCGCGTGCTTCGGGACGCTGTTCGCAGCCCCGGCCTCGGCAGACTTTCCGGCGGGCTACGAGAACTGGCAGGGAGCGCGGCGGCAGGCACTGGCACAGCTCGACCAGTACCGGCACTGGGAGGACAGCGAACACATCCGGCTGCTGAGCAGCGGCGCAGAGCTGAAAGAGCATCTGGACGGCTGGGACGATCAGCGGCCGCTGGGCGTGGTGCTGCTGATGGAAGGAGCCGACCCGCTGCGCGACGCCGACGATCTGCCGTTCTGGCACGAAGCGGGCGTACGGCTGATCGGCCCGGCATGGGGACGCACCCGGTATGCGGGCGGCACCGATGCGCCCGGACCACTGACCGACCGGGGCCGCGACCTGCTGATTGCCATGCGCGACCTGAACATCACGCTCGACGCCTCGCACCTCGACGACGAGAGCTTCTGGGAGGCGCTGGAACTTCAGCCGCAGGTGATCGCCAGCCACAGCAACAGCCGCGCCTTCGTGCCGGGCAATCGCCACCTCTCGGACGACATGGCCCGCGCCATCACGGAGCGCGGCGGTGTCATCGGCCTGGTGGCGCTCAGCAGCTTTATCCGGGCGGGCTGGAAGGAGAGCGACACCCGCGCCAGCTTCGCGCAGTGGGCCGAGCATGCGGAGCATTACGCCGGTCTCGGCGGCTGGGACAGGATCGGGCTGGGCACCGACCTGGACGGCGGGTTCGGACTGGAAAAAGCGCTGGACGGCATGAAGCGCTACAGCGACGTGCTGCACCTGCTCGACGAAGTGCCCGAAAACGAGCGCGAAGGCGTCAGAGGCCAGAACTGGCGACGCTGGGCGGAGGAACATCTATGA
- a CDS encoding HAD family phosphatase has translation MSVQNGRVKGVLFDRDETIAYTDPGVYREAAVWAADRFGLEAGAVGAALKAQWASSEGWWHLRTEADEELFWQSYGQELAGRFGVPPEHIGPMLTEWPYQRYMKPVPSARDVLSALKARGLKVGVLSNTMPSIGITLEAVELHDLIDVAIATCTLGVHKPQPEAFTLAAELMELAPSELLFVDDKQENVDAARKVGMQAVLIDLRGQHPEAIHDLRAVLELV, from the coding sequence ATGTCTGTTCAGAATGGAAGGGTCAAGGGTGTGCTGTTTGACCGCGATGAGACGATTGCCTACACCGATCCGGGGGTCTACCGCGAGGCCGCCGTGTGGGCCGCCGACCGTTTCGGGCTGGAAGCCGGTGCGGTGGGCGCAGCTCTGAAGGCGCAGTGGGCCTCCTCCGAGGGCTGGTGGCACCTGCGAACCGAGGCCGACGAGGAACTGTTCTGGCAGAGCTACGGCCAGGAACTCGCGGGCCGCTTCGGGGTGCCGCCGGAACACATCGGCCCGATGCTGACCGAGTGGCCGTATCAGCGCTACATGAAGCCGGTGCCGAGTGCGCGGGACGTGCTGAGCGCCCTGAAAGCCAGGGGCCTGAAGGTGGGCGTGCTCAGCAACACCATGCCGAGCATCGGCATCACGCTGGAGGCGGTCGAGCTGCACGACCTGATCGATGTGGCAATCGCCACCTGCACCCTGGGCGTTCACAAGCCGCAGCCCGAAGCCTTCACGCTGGCTGCCGAGCTGATGGAACTGGCACCGAGCGAACTGCTGTTCGTGGACGACAAACAGGAAAACGTGGACGCCGCAAGGAAGGTGGGCATGCAGGCCGTGCTGATCGATCTGAGAGGGCAGCATCCGGAAGCCATTCACGACCTGCGGGCCGTGCTGGAACTGGTATGA
- a CDS encoding alpha-amylase family glycosyl hydrolase, with protein sequence MPFNCVSRTALLLSAWLGLPLMGGAAQSTQTASSWEGQIIYQVMPDRFFDGDPSNDQAVNRADLHAWHGGDLAGLTQKLGYIQDLGATALWMTPVYQQKAGLTDGTAGYHGYWPYDFRSVDPHFGTLDSFKALTSAAHRLGLKIMLDQVINHYGYGAPATAQHPGWFHTQADCDRASGPQKDTDCALSGLPDLNQTVPEVSQQLLGNADFWRQQGVDAFRYDAVKHVDPGFLKTLVARDRAAGTFTLGEYFGADAGIISQFQTAGLSSLFDFALQDALRGGIMSNRGLSGVRTVLEQDAGTPQPGLIAAFLDNHDLPRFANGTLFEDEGQTRTAFALRALMTLKGIPVIWQGTEIAMRGGADPDNRRDMRFPDVWTPAEKAVYDSTKDAIAVRKASPALSHGDLKLLDVPGQVSSDLLVFTRSAGAQTVLVAWNNGKARQTYSVKSKLGGQALTGSLFHDPGNRAQNAALSVRGGYLHLSLPAKTAAVFELK encoded by the coding sequence ATGCCATTCAACTGCGTCTCCAGGACAGCCCTGCTGCTGAGCGCGTGGCTGGGCCTGCCGCTCATGGGCGGTGCGGCCCAGTCCACCCAGACGGCTTCAAGCTGGGAAGGCCAGATCATCTATCAGGTGATGCCCGACCGGTTTTTCGACGGCGACCCCAGCAACGACCAGGCCGTGAACAGGGCCGATCTGCACGCCTGGCACGGCGGCGATCTGGCGGGCCTGACGCAGAAGCTCGGCTACATTCAGGACCTGGGCGCAACCGCCCTGTGGATGACGCCGGTCTATCAGCAGAAAGCGGGCCTGACCGACGGCACCGCTGGATACCACGGCTACTGGCCCTACGATTTTCGCAGCGTCGATCCGCATTTCGGCACGCTGGACAGCTTCAAGGCGCTCACATCGGCGGCGCACCGCCTGGGCCTGAAGATCATGCTCGATCAGGTCATCAACCACTACGGCTACGGCGCACCCGCCACAGCGCAGCATCCGGGCTGGTTTCACACGCAGGCCGACTGCGACCGTGCCAGCGGCCCGCAGAAAGACACCGACTGTGCGCTGTCCGGGCTGCCCGACCTGAACCAGACGGTGCCGGAGGTGTCTCAGCAACTGCTGGGCAACGCCGATTTCTGGCGGCAACAGGGCGTGGACGCCTTCCGCTACGACGCGGTAAAACACGTCGATCCGGGCTTTCTGAAGACGCTGGTGGCCCGCGACCGGGCAGCGGGCACCTTCACGCTGGGCGAGTACTTCGGGGCCGACGCCGGGATCATCTCGCAGTTTCAGACGGCGGGGCTGTCGAGCCTGTTCGATTTCGCCCTTCAGGACGCCCTGCGCGGCGGCATCATGTCGAACCGGGGGCTGAGCGGCGTGCGAACGGTGCTGGAACAGGATGCAGGTACGCCACAGCCGGGCCTGATCGCGGCCTTCCTCGACAACCACGACCTGCCCAGATTTGCAAACGGCACGCTCTTCGAGGACGAAGGGCAGACGCGCACCGCCTTCGCCCTGCGTGCCCTGATGACCCTGAAGGGCATTCCGGTGATCTGGCAGGGCACCGAGATTGCCATGCGCGGCGGTGCCGACCCCGACAACCGCCGCGACATGCGCTTCCCCGATGTCTGGACACCTGCCGAAAAAGCCGTGTACGACAGCACCAAAGACGCCATCGCCGTGCGAAAGGCCAGCCCTGCCCTGTCGCACGGCGACCTGAAACTGCTGGACGTACCCGGTCAGGTTTCATCCGACCTGCTGGTCTTTACCCGCAGCGCAGGCGCTCAGACGGTTCTGGTGGCCTGGAACAACGGCAAAGCCCGGCAGACGTACTCGGTGAAGTCGAAGCTGGGTGGACAGGCGCTGACGGGCAGCCTGTTTCACGACCCCGGCAACAGGGCGCAGAACGCCGCCCTGAGCGTGCGCGGGGGCTACCTGCACCTGAGTCTGCCCGCGAAGACGGCAGCCGTGTTTGAGCTGAAATAA
- a CDS encoding DUF1003 domain-containing protein: MTRSTPHNEPGRSGTPPGGADPNSVSSHVVPTTVGDNIDTVARLHDKAQEDASLLHRPIERLFRSLAQPLTLYLLIGLLLAWTILNTVLHLRGHSWDAPPFFWTQGALTLLSLLTSLSVLIVQARQGEMQERQARLELQINLLAEQKITKLIALVEELRRDLPDVPDRDDAQADEMQQTTDVGAVLEELNRALPADAHAHDQEPRDSENTESREA, from the coding sequence TTGACCCGGAGCACCCCTCACAACGAGCCCGGCAGGTCCGGCACGCCGCCCGGAGGTGCCGACCCGAATTCCGTGTCCTCGCATGTCGTTCCGACCACGGTCGGAGACAATATCGACACGGTGGCGCGGCTTCACGACAAGGCGCAGGAAGACGCGAGCCTGCTGCACCGCCCTATCGAACGGCTGTTCCGGTCGCTGGCACAGCCGCTGACGCTGTATCTGCTGATCGGACTCCTTCTGGCCTGGACCATCCTGAATACCGTGCTGCATCTGCGCGGCCATTCGTGGGACGCGCCGCCGTTCTTCTGGACCCAGGGAGCCCTCACGCTGCTGAGCCTGCTCACGTCGCTGAGCGTGCTGATCGTTCAGGCGCGGCAGGGCGAGATGCAGGAACGCCAGGCCAGACTGGAACTCCAGATCAATCTGCTGGCCGAGCAGAAGATCACCAAGCTGATCGCCCTGGTCGAGGAACTGCGCCGCGACCTGCCCGACGTACCAGACCGCGACGACGCTCAGGCCGACGAGATGCAGCAGACCACCGATGTGGGCGCGGTGCTGGAAGAACTCAACCGCGCCCTTCCGGCAGACGCGCACGCCCACGACCAGGAACCGCGGGATTCGGAAAACACGGAGAGCCGGGAAGCGTGA
- the gluQRS gene encoding tRNA glutamyl-Q(34) synthetase GluQRS, with amino-acid sequence MTGRYAPSPTGAMHLGNLRTALLAWLHSRAHGGRHLLRFEDLDAGRVREWAYQTTRDDLHWLGLDWDEEFRQSERLELYAAALERLETYPCTCTRRELQEAVQQSVGAPHGPEPVYPGTCRDPASRHPERPAALRWRVPDETVCVHDRWSGQTICQDLRPEVGDFVVQRSDGAYAYHLAVVVDDAEMGVTDVLRGADLLAAAPRQVALQHTLGYPTPSYWHVPLMTDYGGQRLAKRSGAPSVRELRQSGKDAAILRAELVQSLGWQVGERADLDTLLELYRDSVLG; translated from the coding sequence ATGACCGGCCGTTATGCTCCCAGTCCCACCGGGGCGATGCACCTGGGAAACCTGCGAACCGCGCTGCTGGCGTGGCTGCACAGCCGGGCGCACGGCGGGCGGCATCTGCTGAGATTCGAAGACCTCGACGCCGGGCGGGTGCGCGAGTGGGCGTACCAGACGACCCGCGACGATCTGCACTGGCTGGGCCTTGACTGGGACGAGGAATTCCGGCAATCCGAGCGGCTGGAGCTGTACGCGGCGGCCCTGGAACGCCTGGAAACCTATCCCTGCACCTGCACCCGGCGCGAGCTTCAGGAGGCGGTGCAGCAGAGTGTGGGTGCGCCGCACGGCCCGGAACCCGTGTATCCGGGCACCTGCCGAGACCCGGCCAGCCGCCACCCAGAGCGCCCCGCTGCCCTGCGCTGGCGTGTTCCCGACGAAACCGTGTGTGTCCACGACCGCTGGAGCGGGCAGACGATCTGCCAGGATCTGCGCCCCGAGGTGGGAGATTTCGTGGTGCAGCGCAGCGACGGCGCGTATGCCTACCATCTGGCGGTGGTCGTCGACGACGCTGAAATGGGCGTCACCGATGTGCTGCGCGGAGCCGATCTGCTGGCAGCCGCGCCGCGTCAGGTGGCCCTGCAGCACACGCTCGGTTACCCCACGCCGAGCTACTGGCACGTGCCCCTGATGACTGATTACGGCGGTCAGCGGCTCGCCAAGCGCAGCGGGGCACCCAGCGTGCGCGAGTTGCGGCAGAGTGGAAAGGATGCGGCCATCCTGAGAGCAGAACTGGTGCAGTCGCTCGGCTGGCAGGTGGGGGAGAGGGCTGACCTCGACACGCTCCTGGAGCTGTATCGTGACTCTGTTCTTGGCTAA
- a CDS encoding dihydrofolate reductase family protein → MTEPAPSSRKVVLSLYMSLDGVIENPAWTAPYWGDDISAFKEAENFESDLLLLGRVTYQGFAEAWPKMQDTGDFGNRMNTLPKVVATTTLETPEWNARFISGDIAQEVQRLKAQPGHNILIYGSGTFAQTLMAHGLIDEYRLLIYPVVLGTGQKFFSESSVPQSLVLSASQTFSSGVVALTYRPAEATNL, encoded by the coding sequence ATGACCGAGCCTGCGCCTTCCTCCCGAAAAGTCGTACTGTCGCTGTATATGTCGCTGGACGGCGTGATCGAAAATCCAGCCTGGACCGCGCCCTACTGGGGCGACGACATCTCGGCGTTCAAGGAAGCTGAGAACTTCGAAAGCGACCTGCTGCTGTTGGGACGCGTCACGTACCAGGGGTTTGCCGAGGCGTGGCCGAAGATGCAGGACACCGGGGATTTCGGCAACCGGATGAACACCCTGCCCAAGGTGGTCGCCACCACTACCCTGGAAACGCCAGAATGGAATGCCAGGTTCATCTCGGGCGACATCGCGCAGGAGGTGCAGCGCCTGAAAGCGCAGCCGGGGCACAACATCCTGATCTACGGCAGCGGCACGTTCGCGCAGACGCTGATGGCGCACGGCCTCATCGATGAATACCGACTGTTAATCTATCCGGTGGTGCTGGGAACGGGACAGAAGTTCTTCAGCGAATCGTCGGTGCCGCAGAGCCTCGTGCTGAGCGCTTCCCAGACCTTCAGCAGCGGTGTGGTGGCCCTGACGTACCGACCCGCAGAGGCCACCAACTTGTAA
- the trpB gene encoding tryptophan synthase subunit beta, with translation MTSSSSNPAHLLPEYPLPDARGRFGRFGGRYVPETLIPALDELEAAYASARQDPAFLNELDMLLREFVGRPSGLYFAANLTRRAGGAKIYLKREDLNHTGAHKINNCLGQALLAKRMGKRRVIAETGAGQHGVASATACALLGLECIVYMGAEDIRRQNLNVFRMKLLGAEVREVTSGTSTLKDATNEAIRDWVTNVRDTFYILGSVVGPHPYPAMVRDFQSIIGEEVKWQMEALEGRSAPDAIVACVGGGSNAIGIFAPFAYLPEDQRPRLIGTEAAGEGVDSGRHAASVAGGRIGVLHGSMMYLLNDDEGQIQHAHSISAGLDYPGIGPEHCYYSVNGVAEYIPVTDAEALAALQLLAREEGIIPALESAHAIHAAMELAAELGEGKTIVVNLSGRGDKDVAEVARLLNASEVQA, from the coding sequence ATGACCTCCTCTTCCTCGAATCCGGCGCACCTGCTGCCGGAATACCCGCTGCCAGACGCACGCGGACGCTTCGGACGCTTTGGCGGGCGCTACGTTCCCGAAACCCTGATTCCGGCTCTCGACGAGCTGGAGGCGGCCTACGCCTCGGCGCGGCAGGACCCGGCCTTCCTGAATGAACTCGATATGCTGTTGCGCGAATTCGTCGGGCGTCCCAGCGGGCTGTACTTCGCCGCCAACCTGACTCGGCGGGCAGGCGGCGCGAAGATCTATCTGAAGCGCGAAGACCTGAACCATACCGGGGCGCACAAGATCAACAACTGTCTGGGACAGGCGCTGCTGGCAAAACGCATGGGCAAGCGGCGCGTGATCGCCGAGACGGGCGCGGGTCAGCACGGCGTTGCGAGTGCCACCGCCTGTGCGCTGCTGGGACTGGAATGCATCGTGTACATGGGCGCGGAAGACATTCGCCGCCAGAATCTCAACGTCTTCCGCATGAAGCTGCTGGGCGCGGAGGTGCGTGAAGTCACGTCGGGCACCAGCACGCTCAAAGACGCCACCAACGAGGCCATCCGCGACTGGGTGACGAACGTGCGCGACACCTTCTACATCCTCGGCTCGGTGGTCGGGCCGCACCCCTACCCGGCGATGGTGCGCGACTTCCAGAGCATTATCGGGGAGGAAGTGAAGTGGCAGATGGAGGCGCTGGAAGGCCGGAGCGCTCCCGACGCTATCGTGGCCTGTGTGGGTGGCGGCAGCAACGCCATCGGCATCTTCGCGCCCTTCGCGTACCTGCCCGAAGACCAGCGCCCCCGGCTGATCGGCACCGAAGCGGCGGGCGAGGGTGTGGACAGTGGGCGGCACGCGGCCAGTGTCGCGGGCGGAAGAATCGGCGTGCTGCACGGCTCGATGATGTACCTGCTGAACGACGACGAGGGCCAGATTCAGCATGCCCACAGCATCAGCGCGGGGCTGGATTATCCGGGCATCGGGCCGGAACACTGTTACTACAGCGTGAACGGTGTGGCCGAATACATCCCCGTCACCGACGCCGAAGCGCTGGCGGCGCTGCAACTGCTGGCCCGCGAGGAAGGCATCATTCCCGCGCTGGAGTCGGCGCACGCCATCCACGCCGCGATGGAGCTGGCCGCCGAACTGGGCGAAGGCAAGACCATCGTCGTGAATCTGTCGGGTCGCGGCGATAAGGACGTGGCAGAGGTCGCCAGACTGCTCAACGCTTCGGAGGTGCAGGCATGA
- the trpA gene encoding tryptophan synthase subunit alpha, which produces MTVMEQTSRVERIHAAFRRAASEDRAAFIPFMTAGFPDQARFPAVAAELLKRADLMEIGIPYSDPLGDGPVIQKAGEQAIAGGTSTRRTLELVKALRPTTSVPLLIMTYINPVYAVGPEEFMRLCVDAGVDGLILPDLPPDQDDEIGELAARYGLALTFLIAPTSTPARVELVTRACTGFVYAVSVTGVTGAREGGALSEVPDLVALARRYTALPVAVGFGVKDAATARVVAQDAAADGVVVGSAFVNAVNRGQDVGALVEEILSGCQK; this is translated from the coding sequence ATGACCGTGATGGAACAGACGAGCCGCGTGGAGCGAATTCACGCCGCCTTTCGCAGGGCTGCCAGCGAGGACCGCGCCGCCTTCATTCCCTTCATGACCGCCGGATTTCCCGATCAGGCACGCTTCCCGGCGGTGGCTGCCGAACTGCTGAAGCGGGCCGATCTGATGGAAATCGGCATTCCCTATTCCGACCCGCTGGGTGACGGCCCGGTCATCCAGAAGGCTGGAGAACAGGCCATCGCGGGCGGCACGAGTACCCGCCGCACGCTGGAACTCGTGAAGGCGCTGCGCCCCACGACCTCGGTGCCGCTGCTCATCATGACCTACATCAATCCGGTGTACGCGGTGGGGCCGGAGGAATTCATGCGTCTGTGCGTCGATGCGGGCGTGGACGGTCTGATCCTGCCCGACCTGCCGCCCGATCAGGACGACGAAATCGGTGAACTGGCAGCCCGCTACGGCCTGGCGCTCACCTTTCTGATCGCGCCCACCAGCACGCCCGCCCGCGTCGAACTGGTCACGCGGGCCTGCACCGGCTTCGTGTACGCCGTGAGCGTGACGGGTGTGACCGGCGCGAGAGAAGGCGGCGCACTGTCGGAAGTGCCGGACCTCGTGGCGCTGGCCCGCCGCTACACGGCGCTTCCGGTGGCTGTGGGCTTCGGCGTGAAGGATGCTGCCACTGCCCGCGTGGTCGCCCAGGACGCCGCCGCCGATGGCGTGGTGGTCGGCAGCGCCTTTGTCAATGCCGTGAACCGTGGGCAGGATGTGGGCGCACTGGTCGAAGAGATTCTGAGCGGCTGCCAGAAGTAG
- a CDS encoding AAA family ATPase, translating to MTAPTLFIMVGLPGAGKTTLAKQLEQQHAALRLTPDDWMMPLFGWGQFENKREVVEALLWTIAARTLSLGVNVVLDYGLWGRSERDDYRARAAAVGARVQLHYLDAPFDELWRRIEARNQALRAGEVPISRTQLEEYWSIFDPQRPTAEELESAEPLP from the coding sequence GTGACCGCTCCGACCCTGTTCATCATGGTCGGTCTGCCGGGGGCTGGAAAAACCACGCTGGCAAAGCAACTGGAGCAGCAACACGCCGCACTGCGCCTGACGCCCGACGACTGGATGATGCCGCTGTTCGGCTGGGGTCAGTTCGAAAACAAGCGCGAGGTGGTGGAAGCGCTGCTGTGGACGATTGCCGCCCGGACCCTGAGCCTGGGCGTGAACGTGGTGCTGGATTACGGACTGTGGGGCCGCAGCGAACGCGACGACTACCGGGCGCGGGCCGCAGCGGTCGGTGCACGGGTACAGCTGCACTATCTGGACGCGCCGTTCGATGAGCTGTGGCGGCGCATCGAGGCGAGAAATCAGGCACTCAGGGCGGGCGAGGTGCCGATCTCACGCACACAGCTGGAGGAGTACTGGAGCATCTTCGACCCTCAGCGCCCGACAGCAGAAGAGCTGGAGTCGGCAGAACCGCTGCCCTGA